In Paenibacillus phoenicis, one genomic interval encodes:
- the queD gene encoding 6-carboxytetrahydropterin synthase QueD, which produces MNRTPEEFRIVEALQKLDQDIRRDQLRYHRRRVLVSKEFTFDAAHHLHAYDGKCKNLHGHTYKVVFGISGRPDEIGMTVDFGTIKEIWKNEIEAYLDHRYINETLPPMNTTAENMVVWLFEKMEEALQSEAYRNPVLEARTEFVRLYETPTSYAEARREWMQDE; this is translated from the coding sequence ATGAACCGGACACCGGAGGAATTTCGCATCGTTGAAGCGCTGCAGAAGCTGGACCAGGACATCCGCCGGGACCAGCTACGTTACCACCGCCGCCGGGTGCTGGTGAGCAAGGAATTCACTTTTGATGCCGCGCACCACCTGCATGCGTATGACGGCAAATGCAAAAACCTGCACGGCCACACGTACAAAGTGGTGTTTGGCATCAGCGGCCGGCCGGATGAGATCGGCATGACCGTTGATTTTGGCACGATCAAGGAGATTTGGAAGAACGAAATTGAAGCTTATCTGGACCATCGTTACATTAATGAAACGCTGCCGCCGATGAATACCACCGCCGAAAATATGGTGGTGTGGCTGTTCGAGAAGATGGAGGAGGCGCTGCAATCGGAAGCTTATCGCAATCCGGTGCTGGAGGCCCGGACGGAGTTCGTCCGCCTCTATGAGACGCCAACCAGCTATGCGGAAGCGAGACGGGAGTGGATGCAGGATGAGTAA
- the queC gene encoding 7-cyano-7-deazaguanine synthase QueC, with protein MLKKEKAVVVFSGGQDSTTCLFWAIQQFGEVEAVTFDYGQRHKLEIECAKSITAELGIKHTVLDMSLLGQLTANALTRSDIAIEHQEGELPSTFVDGRNHLFLSFAAVLAKGVGAKHIVTGVCETDFSGYPDCRDVFVKSLNVTLNLAMDYEFVIHTPLMWIDKAETWKLADELGAFDFVRERTLTCYNGIIGDGCGECPACKLRKAGLDKYLLERQEANSR; from the coding sequence ATGCTTAAAAAGGAAAAAGCGGTTGTTGTGTTCAGCGGCGGTCAAGACAGCACAACCTGTCTGTTCTGGGCGATCCAGCAATTCGGCGAGGTTGAGGCCGTGACGTTTGATTATGGCCAACGCCATAAGCTGGAGATCGAATGCGCGAAATCGATTACCGCCGAGCTTGGCATCAAGCATACCGTGTTAGACATGAGCCTGCTTGGCCAATTAACGGCCAACGCTTTGACGCGCAGCGACATTGCGATCGAGCATCAGGAGGGGGAGCTGCCAAGCACGTTTGTGGACGGCCGCAACCATCTCTTCCTCAGCTTTGCTGCCGTACTCGCCAAAGGCGTAGGTGCCAAGCATATCGTTACCGGCGTCTGCGAGACCGACTTCAGCGGTTATCCCGACTGCCGCGACGTGTTTGTGAAATCGCTGAACGTGACTTTGAATTTGGCGATGGATTACGAGTTTGTGATCCATACGCCGCTCATGTGGATCGACAAAGCAGAGACCTGGAAGCTAGCCGATGAGCTTGGAGCCTTTGATTTCGTGCGCGAACGGACGCTTACCTGCTACAACGGTATCATCGGCGATGGCTGCGGCGAATGCCCGGCCTGCAAGCTGAGAAAAGCTGGACTGGACAAATACTTGCTGGAACGCCAGGAGGCGAATTCACGATGA
- a CDS encoding DinB family protein, producing the protein MERRHEVLFEQLHTYRRELLKVVEDVSEDEADIVPDGFNNNIRWNLGHVVLDQYLWIRVLTKEDMPVPMSFNQWFGYGTNPSHFTDETPSLSELISLLQEQPRFIEQQYRDRLEEEYPPTDMGMHTLEQVLVRTIFHEGLHMGAIQAIKRQAANRYR; encoded by the coding sequence ATGGAAAGAAGACATGAGGTATTGTTTGAGCAGCTGCATACATACCGCAGAGAGCTGCTGAAGGTGGTTGAAGACGTGTCGGAAGACGAGGCTGACATTGTACCGGATGGTTTCAACAACAATATCAGATGGAATCTGGGGCATGTGGTTCTGGATCAGTATTTATGGATACGCGTGCTTACGAAAGAGGATATGCCGGTCCCGATGAGCTTTAATCAATGGTTCGGTTACGGAACGAACCCATCGCATTTTACGGACGAAACCCCGTCATTGTCAGAATTGATATCACTGCTTCAGGAGCAGCCTCGCTTCATAGAGCAGCAGTACCGGGATCGGCTGGAGGAGGAGTATCCGCCAACGGATATGGGGATGCATACCCTTGAGCAGGTACTTGTGAGAACGATCTTCCATGAAGGACTTCATATGGGCGCCATTCAGGCCATCAAAAGACAGGCTGCAAACCGCTATCGGTGA
- a CDS encoding copper amine oxidase N-terminal domain-containing protein, translating to MTHRQLVLDTQSDYYGLITKNGISFVQLRYLAEQLDAEVKWTPGSGQIVVIDDLTGKEIVLKVGSKKAAVDGKVVTLSQPAFVHKDGLTYVPLRFLAEALSASVDFDADGWITIVRE from the coding sequence TTGACCCATAGACAGCTTGTGCTCGATACCCAAAGCGACTACTATGGATTGATCACGAAGAACGGCATCTCCTTTGTACAGTTGCGTTACTTGGCTGAGCAGTTAGACGCCGAAGTGAAGTGGACGCCGGGGTCTGGCCAGATTGTCGTGATCGATGACCTGACCGGCAAGGAGATCGTTCTCAAGGTCGGCTCGAAGAAAGCGGCGGTGGATGGCAAGGTGGTAACGCTGAGCCAGCCAGCCTTTGTCCATAAGGACGGGTTGACTTACGTGCCGCTCCGATTCCTGGCAGAGGCGCTTAGCGCATCCGTAGACTTCGACGCTGACGGTTGGATCACTATCGTTAGAGAATAA
- a CDS encoding ABC transporter substrate-binding protein, with amino-acid sequence MKVFKHRFLAVATVLLLTVVLAACGQNGGNTANDAAASNHNAAGSAQSGNGTNDSAEGQAATKVYKDYTGQEVEIPTNPQRIVSITHLGDLLALGVKPVGAGSLALENSVLLNKELEGVESVGDISVEKVLELQPDLIIVPTYTPADIVEQLKKIGPVVTLATTGWEGIDPLEEVKTVGEMLGREQQAEEFITRYKQKAEEAKAKLSEVIGPDETVGTYSIWAKNFWVWPKTRDAGYNLYEMFGLKPQEKIEKEVFPTTGADISLEVVPEYAADHMFVTVYEPDGGKERAEEVMNGPVWKNIPAVKNNHVYLLNYKEFWMVDGLNLEKQLDILVDLVVSQNQK; translated from the coding sequence ATGAAGGTGTTCAAACATCGATTTCTTGCGGTGGCAACGGTTCTGTTGCTGACAGTTGTGCTTGCGGCTTGCGGCCAAAACGGCGGCAATACGGCAAACGATGCGGCGGCGTCGAACCATAATGCAGCGGGAAGCGCGCAATCCGGCAACGGAACCAACGATTCCGCCGAAGGACAAGCGGCAACGAAGGTTTACAAGGACTATACCGGGCAAGAGGTTGAGATTCCAACCAATCCGCAGCGGATTGTATCCATTACGCATCTGGGTGATCTGCTGGCTCTCGGCGTGAAGCCGGTTGGGGCGGGCTCGCTTGCTCTGGAAAACTCGGTTCTGCTGAATAAGGAACTGGAAGGCGTGGAAAGCGTCGGTGATATCTCAGTAGAGAAAGTGCTGGAGCTTCAGCCGGACCTGATTATTGTCCCGACCTATACACCGGCCGATATCGTTGAGCAATTAAAGAAAATTGGTCCGGTTGTCACCCTGGCCACCACAGGCTGGGAGGGAATTGACCCGCTGGAGGAAGTGAAGACGGTGGGTGAAATGCTGGGCCGTGAGCAACAGGCGGAGGAATTTATTACCCGGTATAAGCAAAAAGCCGAGGAGGCCAAAGCCAAGCTCAGCGAGGTGATCGGACCCGACGAAACCGTGGGCACGTATTCGATCTGGGCGAAGAACTTCTGGGTATGGCCAAAAACTCGGGATGCCGGCTATAACCTGTACGAAATGTTTGGCTTGAAGCCGCAGGAGAAGATCGAGAAAGAGGTATTCCCGACCACAGGCGCGGATATTTCTTTGGAGGTCGTTCCGGAATATGCTGCGGACCATATGTTCGTGACGGTGTATGAACCGGACGGCGGGAAGGAACGCGCAGAGGAAGTCATGAATGGACCGGTGTGGAAAAACATCCCTGCCGTGAAAAATAACCACGTGTACTTGCTGAACTACAAAGAGTTCTGGATGGTGGACGGACTGAATCTGGAGAAGCAGCTGGATATTCTCGTGGACCTCGTCGTCAGCCAAAATCAAAAATAA
- a CDS encoding NusG domain II-containing protein, translated as MLKMKRGDVLLIVVLVLLGSTWLFLRQVLESRETVDPATLRAEIQVDGESYRSVPLDVGEETIEIHSKYGNNTLKVFDGGIQMMYADCPKKISMQMGFISRPGETIICVPNRVYVEIVRSGAPGPDDNGVDAYIR; from the coding sequence ATGCTAAAAATGAAACGGGGCGACGTCCTGCTGATCGTTGTTCTGGTCTTGTTGGGTTCGACGTGGCTCTTCCTGCGCCAGGTGCTGGAAAGCCGGGAGACGGTAGATCCGGCAACGCTTCGCGCCGAAATCCAGGTGGACGGCGAATCCTACCGCAGCGTCCCCTTGGACGTCGGGGAGGAGACCATCGAAATCCACTCGAAATACGGGAACAATACGCTAAAGGTCTTTGACGGGGGGATCCAAATGATGTACGCCGACTGCCCGAAAAAAATCTCCATGCAGATGGGCTTCATCTCCCGGCCCGGCGAGACGATCATCTGTGTGCCCAACCGTGTGTATGTGGAGATCGTCCGCAGCGGCGCTCCAGGCCCGGATGATAACGGCGTAGACGCCTATATCCGCTAG
- a CDS encoding GTP-binding protein produces the protein MNEHIARPIPVTVLCGYLGSGKTTLLNHVLSNRQGLKVAVIVNDMSEINVDAELISAGGSLSRTEEKLVELSNGCICCTLREDLLREVQKLAAEGRFDYILIESTGISEPVPIAQTFTYADAETGIDLTGIAKLDCLVTVVDAYRFWHDFSSGETLLERGQQAGEGDNRDVVDLLIDQIETCDILILNKCDLVDEEELKELEGVLRKLQPTAKFIRSTMGCVDPQEILNTGLFDFEKASQSAGWIRELELENHTPETEEYGIGSFVYRRRRPFHPERLAQFMSQWPEEVVRAKGLVWIATESDMAANLSQAGPSIQFGPAGYWLASLSDREREELFNEEPELRRKWDDVTGDRINELVFIGIGMDRAGIERELNACLLSDEEMQMNWANFPNPLPWISAEELAGAN, from the coding sequence ATGAATGAACATATTGCGCGCCCGATTCCCGTTACGGTGCTGTGCGGATATTTGGGTTCGGGCAAAACAACGCTGCTGAACCACGTCTTGAGCAATCGCCAGGGGCTGAAGGTGGCGGTGATCGTCAATGATATGAGCGAGATTAACGTCGATGCGGAGCTGATCAGCGCCGGCGGGAGTTTGTCACGCACGGAAGAGAAGCTGGTGGAGTTGTCGAACGGCTGCATTTGCTGTACGCTGCGCGAGGATTTGCTCAGAGAGGTGCAGAAGCTGGCAGCGGAGGGGCGGTTCGATTACATATTAATCGAGTCAACAGGGATCAGTGAACCGGTACCGATCGCCCAAACGTTTACTTATGCGGATGCCGAGACAGGGATTGATTTGACGGGGATCGCCAAGCTGGACTGCCTGGTTACCGTAGTGGACGCCTACCGGTTCTGGCATGATTTCTCCTCCGGAGAGACACTTCTGGAACGCGGGCAGCAAGCAGGAGAAGGCGACAATCGCGATGTGGTTGATTTGTTGATCGATCAAATCGAGACCTGCGACATTTTAATTTTGAATAAATGCGACCTGGTAGACGAGGAGGAGTTGAAGGAACTGGAGGGTGTCCTGCGTAAACTGCAGCCAACCGCCAAGTTTATCCGCTCCACGATGGGCTGCGTGGATCCGCAGGAAATTTTGAACACAGGCTTGTTCGATTTCGAGAAAGCCAGCCAATCGGCCGGATGGATCCGGGAACTGGAGTTGGAAAACCATACGCCGGAAACGGAGGAATACGGTATCGGTTCGTTTGTGTACCGGCGGAGACGGCCGTTTCATCCAGAGCGATTGGCGCAGTTTATGAGCCAGTGGCCAGAGGAAGTGGTGCGGGCGAAAGGGCTCGTTTGGATCGCAACGGAGTCCGATATGGCGGCGAATTTGAGTCAGGCCGGGCCGTCGATTCAATTTGGTCCGGCTGGTTATTGGCTAGCCTCACTGTCTGATCGTGAGCGGGAGGAGCTGTTTAACGAAGAGCCGGAGCTGCGGCGTAAATGGGACGATGTGACGGGCGACCGGATCAATGAACTGGTGTTTATCGGCATTGGAATGGATCGCGCCGGGATTGAACGGGAGCTTAATGCTTGCTTGTTAAGCGACGAAGAGATGCAGATGAATTGGGCGAACTTCCCCAATCCGCTGCCGTGGATTTCGGCGGAAGAGCTGGCGGGCGCCAACTAA
- the rpmG gene encoding 50S ribosomal protein L33, with the protein MRVVITLACTECGDRNYTTTKNKKTHPERLELRKYSPRLRKYTIHRETR; encoded by the coding sequence ATGCGAGTGGTCATCACATTAGCTTGTACGGAGTGCGGGGATCGAAACTATACGACAACCAAAAATAAAAAGACCCATCCCGAACGTCTGGAACTGCGGAAATACTCGCCTCGGCTGCGTAAATACACGATTCATCGGGAGACGCGCTAA
- a CDS encoding metal ABC transporter ATP-binding protein, with product MILSSMENVVFGYGDKPVIDGVSLEIHAGEFVGITGPNGAAKTTLLKLLLGLLKPWSGSVKINEEALVEGRLNVGYVPQQVAAFNSGFPSRVLELVKSGCYPRLGLFRRFGAEEQQIVERSLKQVGMWEQRYRKIGELSGGQKQRICIARALAGQPRVLVLDEPTTGMDRQSRQGFYQLLRHMTDQHGLTVIMVTHGPEEAEAYLDRIISLEQQESEEWQCLTTRSCSVRFGPAL from the coding sequence ATGATTTTATCCTCGATGGAAAACGTCGTGTTTGGGTATGGCGACAAACCGGTCATTGACGGGGTGTCCCTCGAAATCCATGCCGGCGAGTTCGTTGGCATTACCGGACCTAACGGTGCGGCCAAGACGACGCTGCTCAAGCTGTTGCTCGGTCTGCTGAAGCCGTGGAGCGGGAGCGTGAAAATCAACGAGGAAGCGTTGGTGGAGGGCCGGCTGAACGTAGGTTACGTCCCGCAGCAAGTCGCCGCGTTTAACAGCGGGTTCCCTAGCCGGGTGCTGGAGCTGGTGAAGTCGGGGTGTTATCCCCGGCTCGGTTTGTTTCGCCGGTTTGGTGCAGAGGAGCAGCAGATCGTCGAACGCAGCTTGAAGCAAGTGGGGATGTGGGAGCAACGATACCGGAAAATCGGCGAGCTGTCAGGCGGACAGAAGCAGCGGATTTGCATTGCTCGAGCCTTGGCCGGGCAGCCTCGGGTGCTGGTTCTGGATGAACCCACGACGGGCATGGACCGGCAAAGCCGCCAAGGATTTTATCAGCTGCTGCGGCACATGACGGACCAACACGGATTGACGGTGATCATGGTGACCCACGGCCCGGAGGAAGCGGAGGCGTATCTGGACCGCATCATATCCCTGGAGCAACAGGAAAGCGAGGAATGGCAATGCTTGACTACGCGTTCATGCAGCGTGCGTTTTGGGCCGGCGCTTTGA
- a CDS encoding metal ABC transporter permease codes for MAMLDYAFMQRAFWAGALIGSIAPVIGVFLMLRRQALMADTLSHVSLAGVALGAVLGWNPALAGFVAAILGGLLIEQLRRSYRAYSEMPVAIVMTSGLALAVVLMSLRSNLSQSFSAYLFGSIVAVSDTQLVLMAGVALLGAAYFIVLRRPLYSLTFDEETARISGIPVKWLSFSFAVFTGMAVAAAIPIVGVLLVSSLIVLPASLALRLARGFAAAIVIAVASGLTGIFSGLTASYYLDMPPGGTIALILLLFLLAGIAGQKVRGSLARRNGRSVRQAARSQGESIILPSEEGGRI; via the coding sequence ATGGCAATGCTTGACTACGCGTTCATGCAGCGTGCGTTTTGGGCCGGCGCTTTGATCGGCAGCATCGCCCCGGTCATCGGCGTCTTCCTGATGTTGCGGCGCCAGGCGCTGATGGCCGATACGTTGTCCCACGTTTCGCTGGCTGGTGTAGCCCTCGGGGCTGTGCTGGGCTGGAACCCGGCCTTGGCCGGCTTTGTCGCTGCCATCCTCGGCGGGCTGCTCATCGAGCAGTTGCGTCGGAGCTACCGAGCGTATAGCGAGATGCCGGTTGCGATCGTCATGACTTCGGGGCTGGCACTCGCCGTCGTGCTGATGAGCTTACGAAGCAACCTGAGCCAAAGCTTCAGCGCGTACCTGTTTGGCTCGATCGTCGCGGTGAGCGACACACAACTGGTGTTGATGGCTGGCGTCGCTTTGCTAGGCGCCGCGTATTTCATCGTGCTGCGAAGACCGCTGTACAGCCTGACTTTTGACGAAGAAACCGCTCGAATCAGCGGGATCCCGGTGAAGTGGCTGTCGTTCTCCTTCGCGGTGTTTACCGGCATGGCGGTGGCGGCGGCGATCCCAATTGTTGGCGTGCTGTTGGTGTCCTCGTTGATCGTGTTGCCAGCCTCGCTGGCGCTGCGGTTGGCCCGCGGGTTTGCGGCAGCGATTGTCATCGCAGTTGCCTCCGGCCTAACGGGGATTTTCAGCGGGCTGACCGCTTCGTATTACTTGGATATGCCGCCTGGCGGGACGATTGCGTTGATTTTGCTGCTGTTTTTATTAGCCGGCATCGCGGGGCAGAAGGTACGGGGATCCCTAGCTCGGAGGAACGGGCGCAGCGTGAGGCAGGCGGCGAGAAGCCAAGGGGAGTCTATAATCTTGCCGTCGGAAGAAGGCGGAAGAATTTAG